Genomic DNA from Streptomyces sp. AM 2-1-1:
CGACCGCCGCCACGACCTCCCGGGCCCGGGCCTCGTCCCGGCCGTAGTGCACCACCACCGCGAACCCGTCGGCTGCCAGCCGCTCGGCGACGGCCCGGCCGATGCCGCCGGAGGCGCCGGTGACGACAGCGACGCGGGCGGGTGCACCGGACGCGCCCTGCTCGCCGACGTGGTGCGCGGAGGCGCTCCGGGGCTGGGTGGGGTCGGTCATGGGAATCAGCCTCCCGCTCATGTTTATGGACTGTCCGTCCATTAAAAATGTAGACCGATCGTCCATATACTGCAAGCCCGACGCGCCGGCCGGCGCGTCCGGACAGGAGCGGGACGGCAACGGGGACGGGAGGGAAGCAGTGGTGGAGGAGGCGAAGAAGCCGGTCCGGCGCGGCCGAGGCCGCCGCCCGGCAGCGCAGGTGCGCGAGGAGGTCCTGGAGGCGGCCGGTGCGATGCTCTTCGACGCGGGGCTCGCCGGGATCACCTTCGAGAAGGTCGCCGCACGGGCGGGCGCGAGCAAGATGACGCTGTACAAGTGGTGGTCCTCGCCGGGCGCCCTCGCCTTCGAGGCGTACTTCAGCGCGGTGGAGAGCACCCTCGCGTTCCCGGACACCGGTGATGTCGAGCGCGATCTCACCGCCCAACTCCACGCCTTCGTGGGCCTGCTCACCGATCCGCGCACCGGGCCCGCGATCGCCCAGCTCATCGGCGCGGCCCAGGCCGACCCCGCTTTGGCGGAGGCCCTCGCGACGCACTACACCCACCCCCGCCGGCGTCTCGCCGTCGAACGGCTCACCCGCGCCCAGGCCCTCGGCCAGATCCACGCCGACGTCGACCCGCAGGTCGTCGTGGACCAGCTCTGGGGCGCCTGCTACCACCGTCTGCTGCTCCCCGACGAGACGCTCGACGCGGCCTTCGCCGACGCCCTGATCCGTAACCTCGTGCGCGGGATCCGGAGTTGAGGCGGAGGGGAGGCCCTGCGGACGAGGGGAGGCCCTGCGGACCGAGTGCGGGGTGAGTGGGCCGACGGGAACGGCGTGGGGCGCCGTGCGGCGCGATCCGGTGGAGGCGGGATGCGCGGGTGGTGGCCGGACGGCCGGCGGAACCGCCGAGCAGCGCGGCGACACTCCGTCAGGTGAGGACCAACCAGCGCCTTCCGTCGATGAGTTCGCGGGCCGCGTCGAGGTGGCCCGCGTGGCAGGCGGTCTCGGTGACGACGTGCAGCAGGAGATCGCGCAGCGTGTGGAGATGCGGCTCCCCGAAGAGGTGGTGCGGCCACCGGGCCAGGGGTGCATCCGCCGAAAGGGCGGCGGCGACGACGGCATCGGAGTGCTCGGCCTCGGTGAGGTACGTGCCGAGGATGTCGGAGGGCGAGGCGTCGGTCGGAACCCGCCAGGCGTCCCCTCCCTCACTCAGAGCCCGGAGGACCTCCTCGTCGCCGAGGAACACGGCTCGGAACCAGAACCGCTCCACGTCGAGCGCCAGATGCCGCACCAGCCCCAGGGAACTCCACCCCGAGGGCAGTACGGGCCGTCGCAGCGCCTCGGCGTCGAGCCCGTCGAGTATGCCGATCACGTGCTGACGCTGGCCGCGCAGGCAGGCGAGGAGTGCGGTGATCTCGGGATCGGGGCTCGAACGCGGTCGTTCCGCGGGCTGTGGGGCGAGGGCCGGTGAGGGTCCGCCGCGGGCCACGTCGTCCGTGCTGCCTGCTTCGTCCATGAGGCGCAGCCAAGCATGCCGCACTGACAGGCGCGTGCGCACCGGGCGGCCCGGGAGGGCCGGGTGACGGTGGGCGGACACCCGGACACCCGGACACCCGGACGCCCGGACACCCCGGCACCTGGACGCGCGGGCACCCGTACGCGCGGGCACCCGGACACCCGGACATGCGGACACCCGGACACCCGGACGCGCGGACACCCGGACACCCGGACACGCGACACTCATCAACGAACGTGTTCGTGAAGTACTTGTTCGCTACGAACATGTTCGTTATAGTCGGCGCATGACACCAGCCACCCCCGCTCCCACCCCCCGGAGCCGCCGCGAGCGGCCCGCCAAGCCCGCGCTCAGCCACGCGGGCATCGTCGAGGCGGCCGTGCGGATCATGCGGGCCGAAGGCCTTCAGCGCGTGACCATGCGGCGGCTCGCCACCGAGCTGGACACCGGGCCCGCCTCGCTCTACGTCTACTTCGGGAACACGGCCGAGCTGCACGCGGCGATCCTGGAGGAGTACCTCGGCGCGGTCGACCTCAGCCCGGTGACGGAGACGGCGTCGGGGGAGTGGCGGGAGCGACTCGTCCAGGTGCTGGGCTCGTACACGGGGGTGCTGTTCCAGCATCCGAGCCTGGCGCGTTCCGCGCTCGTGGCCCGGCCGACCGGGGCGAACTACCTGGCGCTGGTGGAGGCGGTCCTCGCTCTGCTGGACGAGGGCGGGGTGCCCGCGGGGCAGGCTGCCTGGGGCGTGGACGTACTGCTCCAGCTGGCGACCGCCGCCGCTGCAGAGCAGGCCACCCGGTCGGAGACCGACTCCGCCGACGAGGAGCACGACGCGCTGGTGGGGGCGCTCCGTGCGGCGTCGGCCGACACCTACCCCCGCATCGCCGCCGTCGGCGACGACCTGTTCTCCGGCAGTCCGGAGCAGCGCCTCGGGTGGATGTTCCGCGCCGTCGTCAACGGCGCGCTGACCACCCCGCGCGACCAGCCCTGAAGACCCTCGGACCACGCACACGCAGAAGGAGTTCTCTCATGACTACGGACACCGACACCACCACGACCACGAACACCACCGTCCCGCACCACCCGATCGCCGTCGTCGGCGGCGGCCTCGGCGGACTGGTGCTCGCCCGGGTCCTCCACGTGCACGGCATCGAGGTGCCGGTCTTCGACCTGGACGCTTCCCCGGACGCCCGTAGGCAGGGCGGGATGCTCGACATCCACGAGGAGACGGGGCAGGCGGCCCTGCGCGAGGCACGGCTGCACGAGGGGTTCCTGGCCAAGGTGCACGCGGGCGGACAGGCCCTGCGGGTACTCGACAAGGGCGGGGTCGTCCGCCTGGAGGAGGAGGACGACGGGTCCGGTGAGCGCCCCGAGATCGACCGGGGGGACCTGCGTGACCTGCTGCTCACCTCCCTCCCGGAGGGGACGATCCGCTGGAACTCCAAGGTGGTCGCGTGCTGCCCGGCCGGTGACGGGGGCCGGCACGAGGTGACGCTGGCCGACGGTTCGGTGTTCACCACCGATCTGCTCGTCGGTGCGGACGGCGCCTGGTCGCGGGTCCGGCCCCTGGTGTCGGACGCGGTGCCCGCCTACGCCGGGGTGTCCTTCGTGGAGGTGGACCTGTTCGACGCCGACAGTCGGCACCCCGAGGCGGCGGAGCTGCTCGGAAACGGGATGTTCTTCGCGCTCGGCGACGAGAAGGCGCTGCTGGCCCACCGTGAGACGGACGGCAGCCTGCACGTCTACGTGGCGCTGCGCGCCGACGAAAGCTGGCTGGGTACGGTCGACTTCACCGACTCCGGGGCGGCGAAGGCGGCCGTACTGGAGCACTTCGCGCAGTGGGCGCCCGGCCTGCGCGGACTGATCGCGGAGGCGGACGGGCCCCTCGTCCCCCGGCACATCCACGCCCTGCCGGTCGGTCACCGGTGGGACCGGATCCCGGGCGTCACACTGCTCGGGGACGCGGCGCACCTGATGTCGCCGTTCGCCGGTGAGGGCGCCAACCTCGCGCTGATCGACGGCGCGGACCTCGGCCGTTGCCTGGCCGAGCACCCGGGGAACACGGAGGCCGCGCTCTCGGCGTACGAGGCGATCCTCTTCCCGCGCGCCGAGGAGATGGCGCGGGAGTCCGCCGAAGGGCTGGAGGCCATCTTCTCCCCGGCTGCCCCGCAGCCGCTGCTGGACATGTTCGCCGGGCTCGGCGCGGGTCCTGACGCGAGGGCTCAGGGCTGAACCCGGCGGTCTCCTCCGGGGCGGCCCGTGCCCGGCGGGTTGAGGAACGGCGTTGCCCCGGACCCCGGCCGGCAGTAGGGTCCACCGGGTGACTGCCGGGTCGGCCATGGGCCATCTACCAGTAGGGCACCCGGCCTTGGCTTGAGCGCGAGGCGGGCCCGCGCCCCGCCCACCTCTTCGTGTCCTCAGTTCCGGCGCCCCCACGGGCGCTCCGACCCACGGAATCCACGACCCGGAGAGGCACCGAAAATGCCGCACGACCAGCACCACCACCACGAGCCGGCGATCACCGTCGCCCAGCTCAACCACACCGCCGTCTACGCGCCGGACCGGCACCTGTCGGCCGTATTCATCGCGACGATCCTGGGCCTGGAAGTCGGCGTCCCGTTGGGGCCGTTCCTGCCCGTCGATCTCGGCAACGGCGTGACGCTCGACTTCTACGAGAAGCGCGACGAGCCGGTTCAGTCGCAGCACTACGCCTTCCTCGTCCCCGACGGGCAGTTCGATGCCATGGTCGACCGCCTGGACGCGCTCGCGGTCACCTATTACGCCGATCCGCACCACACCGAGCCGGGCAGGATCAACCGTCTCTTCGGTGGCCGTGGCGCGTACTTCCTCGACCCGGCCGGGCACAACATGGAGATCATGACCCGTCCCTACGCCCGCCCCTGAGGGGCCCTCGGTCCGGGTCCCGGCTCCCGGGACCCGGACCGAGGTGTGTGCGGGGATCCGGATCAGGCCGGAGGGGGGATGCGGGGCGCGAGGGTGCGCACCGGAGGAGGATGCCGGCTTCCCCTCCCAGGTGCCCGCGCGGGCACGGCACCCCAGGCCGTTGCCGGACGAGCCGGACGACATCCGTGGGGGCGCGGGGCGGGGCCGGGAAGCGGCCGACTGGGTAAAGGGGGCGTACCCACCCCTTTCCACTCTCAACATATAGCGCACGGGGGGCCTTGCGGCAAGGCCCCCTCCGTACCGCACAATCGGCGGCCCGACCTCGCAACCCCGTCCCCCGGAGCCGCCCGCATGATGTCCCCGCCCGCCACGACCCCTCTCGGCGCCTCCCCGGCCGGCAGCGCCTTCGCCCTTCCCGGCCGCCTCGCCGCGAAGGACGACCCCCGGCTGATCGCGCGCGACGAGACGCACTTCGCGGCGGTCGCGGAGAGCCTGGAGCAGTCGGTCGCCGAGCTGACCGAGCAGCTCACCGCGGCGCGCAGGGCACCCGGCGGCGCGGGCCGGCAGGCGATGGACCGGGACACCGAGATCCGCCGGCTCACCGGCCGGCTGCGCGCGCTGCGCCGCTTCGGCCTGGACCTGTGCCTCGGGCACATGGTCGCCGAGGACGGTGGTGACCCCGTGTACGTCGGACGGCTCGGCCTCACCGACCGGGCGGGCCGGCGACTGCTGCTCGACTGGCGTTCTCCGGCGGCCGAACCGTTCTTCGGCGCCACCCACGCCAACCCGATGGGCCTGGCGAGCCGTCGCAGGTACCGGTGGACCGACGGCCGGATCAGCGACTACTGGGACGAGGTCTTCACCGCCGACGGCTCCTGGAACCACGCCGCGCTCGACGACCAGTCCGCGTTCGTCGCGAGCCTCGGCTCGAACCGGTCACCCCGGATGCGCGACGTGCTCGGCACCATCCAGGCCGACCAGGACGCCATCATCCGGGCCGGTTCGCGCGGCGCCCTCGTCGTGGACGGCGGCCCCGGGACGGGGAAGACCGTGGTCGCGCTGCACCGCTCCGCGTACCTCCTCCACTCCGACCCGAGGCTCGGCCACCGTCGGGGCGGCGTGCTGTTCGTCGGCCCGCACCGGCCGTACCTGGACTACGTCGCCGACGTGCTGCCCAGCCTCGGGGAGGAGGGCGTCCAGACCTGCACCCTGCGGGACCTCGTCGCGGAGGGTGCCGGGGCGCCCGCCGAGGCCGATCCGGAGGTGGCCCGACTGAAGGCCTCCCGGCGGCTGGTGGTGGAGGCGGTCGAGGCGGCCGTCCGGTTCTACGAGGAGCCGCCCACCCGGGGCACGACCGTCGTGACCCCGTGGTCCGAGGTGCGGCTGAGCGCCGCCGAGTGGGCGGTGGCCTTCGGGGCGGCGGAACCGGGCACCCCGCACAACGAGGCGCGGGAACAGGTCTGGGAGGAACTCGTCACCCTGCTGGTGGACAAACACGACGAGGAGACCCCCACCGACCGGCTCACCACATCCCTGCGCCGGAACCGGGAGTTGGTGGCGGCCTTCGACCGCGCCTGGCCGCTGCTCGAAGCGGCCGACCTGGTGGCAGACCTCTGGTCCGTCCCCGCCTACCTGCGTCGGTGCGCCCCGTGGCTGGACGCCGACGAGCTGCGGCGGCTGCGGCGCGAGGACTCCCGCCCCTCGGCCTGGACCGCCTCCGACCTGCCGTTCCTGGACGTCGCCCGCCAGCGCCTGGGCGACCCGGAGGCCGCGCGCCGCAAGCGTCGGGGCGAGGCCCTGATCGCGGCCGAGAACGCGAGGATGGCCCAGACCGTCGACGCCCTGCTGGCTGCCGACGACGACGGCGAGAGCGTGATCACGATGCTCCACGTGAGCGACATGCGCGACGCCCTCACCGACGAGTCCGCCGTGCCGGGCACCGATCCCGACCTGCTCGCGGGCCCGTTCGCGCACATCGTCGTCGACGAGGCGCAGGAACTCACCGACGCGGAATGGCAGATGCTGCTGCTCCGGTGCCCCTCCCGCAGCTTCACCATCGTCGGCGACCGCGCCCAGGCCCGGCACGGCTTCCCCGAACCGTGGCGGGAGCGCCTGGAACGGATCGGACTCCACCGGATCGAGCTGGCGACCCTGAGCGTCAACTACCGCACCCCGGCGGAGATCATGGCCGAGGCCGAGCCGGTCGTCCGGGCCGTCCTCCCGGACGCCAACGTGCCGACCTCCATCCGCAGCAGCGGCATCCCCGTCGCGTACGGGGCCGCCGCCGACCTCCCGGCGGTCGTCTCCGCCTGGCTCGACGAGCACCCGGAGGGCGTCGCCTGTGTCATCGGCTCCCCGTCCTTCCGGGCGACCTCGCGCGTACGGTCGCTGACTCCGGCCCTGTCGAAGGGGCTCGAGTTCGACCTGGTCGTCCTCGTCGACCCGGAGTCGTTCGGTACGGGCGTCGGGGGGGCGGTGGACCGTTACGTCGCGATGACCCGGGCGACGCAGCGCCTGGTCATCCTGACGAGCGACTGATGCGGCGGGCGCGCGGACCGTCCCGAGGCGGTGTCACACCGGGTGCGCGCGTTCCCGCCGTGCGGGCAGGTCGTCGCTGACGAGGGCGGCGGCACGGGCGGGATCGCCGCCCGCCCGGTGCAGCAGGCCCGCGACGTCGTAGCCCGCGACGTCGTGGCCCGCGACGTCGTGGCTCGTGGTGGGGCGGGCGCCGGGCAGTTCCAGCAGCAGCCCGGGGGCGAACCGGGGCATGGCGACGGAGGCGTCCAGGTCGGGGCGTACGCGGTGCAGCGCTTCTGCCAACTGTTCCGCGAAGTCGTCCAGTTCGCCGCGGACGGCGGGGTCGCAGGCCTCGGTCGCGTCGGCGACGCCGGGATCGGCGAGGTCGAACCCGGCCAGGGCCGGCATCAGTTCGGGGGCCCCGAGGATCGCGGCGGCGTGGAAGGTGAGGGTGTGGGCGCCGTCCGGGGATGCGAGCAGCCGCAACAGGTGCGGCAGGATGCCGGGGGCGTGGCGGCGTGCGAGTCCGCGGACCGCTTCCTCCGCCACGTCGGCGTCGGTGTCCCGGACGCGTTCCCACAGCGCCTCCCGGATCGCCGCACCGTCGGTCTCGGCCTGGAATCCGAGGGTGAAGGTCGCCCCGTCGCGTACGCGCGGGTCCGGATCACGGGTCAGTCCGATCAGGGCGCCGGTACCGGGGCCGGCGGCGTGGGGTGGGGAGACCCCGGCGAAGGAGGCCGCCACGTGGCATCGGACTTCGGGGTCGGGGTGGGCGGCCAGGGCGACCAGCACCGGCACCGCTCGGGGATCGTGGGTGCACTCCAGCGCACGGGCGAGGGAGCTCAGCGTGCCGGCGTCCGTCTCCCGCCCCGCGAGGGTGACCAGCGCCTCGGTGGCCCGGGCCCGGACGTGCGCGTTCTGGTCGCAGGCGTCGCGCAGCAGGTCGCAGCCGAGGGCCCGTTCGCCGGGATCCGCCGCACCCAGCAGGCGTCGGCCCAGGCGGAGCGCGGTGTCACCGTCCGCTCCCGCCCGTCGCATCAGCTCTGCGTACGCCTCCCCGTCATCGGTCTCCTCCGCGAGCCGCGCCGCCCGCCGTGCCTGATCGACGAGGAGGGTCACGGGGCGGGTCGTGAGGTCGGCACCAGGACCGGCGCCGAGGTCGGCCACCGGGTCCGGCAGCGGCGTGGTGGGGTGCGCGCGTTCCCGCGGCGCGTGGCCGCTCACGCGGCCCGGGCCAGGAGCAGGTCGTTGACGCGCAGCATGTCGATGGTGCCGCCCCGGGAGTCCAGCAGACGGCCCGTGGCGTCCAGGAGTTGGCCGAGGCTGCGCGCCGGCAGCACCCGGTAGGCGGAGACCGAGGCGAGGAAGGCGAGGTACCGCTCGGTGTCGTACCGAAGGTGCTGCCGGTAGCGGACCGTCCGCAGATCGGTGAAGCGCCCGTCGCTGCGGATCTCGGCGACCGGCCAGCCGAGCCCTTCCTTGCCGTCGACGATGCCCGCCTCCTCCCCGTAGCGGTCGGCGAGGGTGTCGTGCGAGGGCTCCTCCACGCCGTGGAAGCGGTCGATGGCGCGGAGTTCCGCGAAGAGCCCGGGATCGATCACGGCGACCGGGTTCCAGAAGAGGGCCAGCGCGCCGCCGGGTGCGAGGACGCGGTGGGCGAGGTCCCAGCGTCGCTCCGGGTCCACCCAGTGCCAGGAGGTCGCGGCGTACAGCAGACCGAAGCGCTCTTCGGTGGGACCGAGATGTTCGAAGTCGGCCACCTCCACCCGTACACCGGGGTACGCGGCCGTGTTGCGGCGCAGTACCTCCGCCATCCGCGCGTCGGGCTCGACGCAGACGACCGGCACCCCGCGCGCCGCGAAGAGGGTGGTGGCCTTGCCGGTGCCGGCCCCGACCTCCAGGGCCCTACGGCTGCCGAGCGCGGCGAACTCCAGCACGTCGGTGACCAGTTCGTCCGCGTAGCCCGGGCGCGCGCCGTCGTACACCTCGGCGACCTCCCCGAAGACCGTGCGACGTGGAGAGCCGTGCCCGGCGTCCTGGAAACGGTGCGGAGCGGTCATGGGCGTGCCTTCCTCCGGAACGGGCGGACGGGGAGGAGTCAACCTACCGTTCCCGCCTGCACGTACGGAGGGTGGATCGGGCGGACGCGCGGGAACCGTGCCTGACCCCACGGGCCCGGCACGGTTCCCTGCGGAGGACGGTCGGCGGTCGGCGGCCGGCCGGAGCCCGGTCAGACGACCGTGCAGGCGGCTCCGCCGAGGGTGAAGGCGGAGGGTTCCGCGAAGGTGCCGGTCCAGGTGCCCTGGAAGCCGAAGGACTGGGTGCCTCCGGGGCTGATGGCGGCGTTGGAGGTGGTGTTGCGCGCGGTGAGCGCGCCGCTGCTGGGGCTGACCGTCGCGTTCCAGGCCTGGGACACCTGCTGACCGGAGGGCAGCGTGAAGCCCAGGTTCCAGCCGTTGACGGCGGTGGTGCCGGTGTTCTTGACCGTGACGTTGGTGGTGAATCCGCCGGGCCACACGTTGGGCGTGTACTCGACCTGGCAGGCCGTCTGTCCGGTCGGCGGCGGGTTCCCCGTGCCGCCACCGGGCTCGGTCGTGCCGCCGGTGCCGTTGCCGTTGGTGTCCTGGCCGTCGGTCACCGAGGAGGAGAAGTTGGAGAGCGAGAGGCCCGCCCCGCCCACCCACGGCTCGAAGCCGGCCTGCACGCTGGTGAGGTACCAGTTGGAGGCCGCCATGCCCTGGCTGACCGTGCGGTCGATGAAGTCCTTGACGTCGAACGACCAGCTGGTGATCGCGGACGGGGCGACGAAGGAGATCACGTCGTTGCCGCCGTTGTTCCCGGTCCAGATCTGCCACGTCTTGCCGCCGATGGTGGCGGAGCTGGTGGGTGATCCGATGGGCTGGATGGAGCCGACCCGGTTGAACCAGATCATGATCTCCGTCCGGTTGACCCCGTCCGTCTTCGGCTGGGGGTCCAGCCAGATGTCGAACGCCGCGTCGTAGGTGGCGTTGCTGACGTACCCGTACGTCAGCGAGGTCGGCACGGCCGCGATGGTGTCGACCCGCTTGGGCAGGTTCGTCCCCGGCGAGCAGTTGGTGTAGTGACAGCCGAGGAAGATCGACGGGTACGACTTCGGGGCGCCGTTGGTGGCGACGGAGCCGTCCGCCTGGGTGACGGTGAACCCGCTGTCCGTCACGTTGAGGCACTGGGTGGCGCTGGTGCCCCAGCGGTTGTTCTGGACCGTGTAGCGGCCCTGGACGGTGGTGGAGCCGTACTGCTCGCAGATCGGTCCGGTGGCCTGCGTGGCCTGCGTCGCCGCCTGGGTGGCGGGGGTGGCGGTGAGCAGGGCGGTGGTCGTACCCAGCATCAGCGTCAGAGCTGTCAGGAGGGTGCGTGCACGGTGTCGCATCGTGTCCCTTCGGGCCGTGGGGGAAGGTGGTGGAGGCAGCCGTGGGAGCGCTCCCATCAGTTGGGGACTGTAGGGGTGCGTGGGAGAGAGTGACAAGACACCGGACAGGGTTTGTTGCGTTCGCGCCGGTGAAGCGCTTCGCGCGAACGAGGCCTGTACGAGGCGCCCTTGGGCGGGACCGGGTGGCTGCGGACCGCCGGTTCCGGCGGCGGTGCGCAGCCGGGGGAACCGACGAGGAGGGGCTTCGCGCCCGGAGCGGCCGGCTCCCGTCCCTATGCTGACCGCCATGGTCACCTACCCGCCCATGGCTTCCCACCTGGAGACCGAGCGGCTGACGCTCCGGCCCTGGTCCCCCTCCGACGCGCCCGCTCTCTGCGCGCTCCATGCCGAGCGGGGCACCGGGACCAGCACGCTTCCGTACGTCCAGGAGCTGATCGGCGCCATGCTCGACCGGACCACCGAGAACGGCATCGCGCTCCTGCCGGTCCGGCTGCGCGGGGAGGGCGGCGGACGGACCGGCACGGGTGAGGACGAACTCCTCGGGTACTGCGGGATCGTCGTCGGGCGTTCGAGCCTCGAAGAGCCGGAGATCGCCTACGAACTGTTCCGCCACGCCCACGGGAAGGGGTACGCGACCGAGGCGGCCCGAGCCGTTCTCGGTGCCGTTGCCCGGACCGGGCGCGAACGGCTCTGGGCGACGACGCGCCCGGAGAACGCGCCCTCGCTCCGCGTCCTCGACAAGCTCGGATTCACCCACGATCGCACCACGACGGACGAGCGCGGCGAAGTGGTCTGGCTCAGCGTGGAGTTGTAGTACTCCATCGCCGGGCGGGAGCGCGGGAGCGGGTGGTCGCGCTTGCCGCACCACGACCACCCGCTGGACTACCGATTACCTAGTGACTGCCGACTGCCGACTGCCGACTGCCGACTGCCGTCAGGCCTTCGGAGCGATGACCGCCGCGGTGCCGTAGGCGCAGACCTCGGTGCCGATGTCCTGGGCCGTCGTGACATCGAAGCGCATGGCGAGCACGGCGTTGGCGCCGCTCTCGCGGGCCGCCTCGATCAGGCGCGCCATCGCCTCGTTGCGCGTCTGCACGAGGGTCTTGGTGAGCCCCTTCAACTCGCCGCCGAGCACCGACTTGAGACCGGCGCCCAGCTGGGAACCGATGTTGCGGGAGCGGACGGTGAGACCGAACACCTCGCCTATCACCTGGGTCACGTCGTGTCCGGGTACGTCGTTGGTGGTCACGACCAGGACGTCCGAGCTCTTGGCCGGTCCGCCGGTGTAGTCCTCGATGGGCATGTCATTCGCCTTACTGGGAGATGAGATCGGGCTGTGGGTGAAGCGCTTCCGGGCGAACTTGTCGTCGTTCGCCTTCAGTTCTTGATCCGGTTGTACACCTCCTCGGCGATGACCAGCTGCCCGAACGCGGTGGGGTGGGCGGACCCGGGCGTCACCGGCAGCAGCGGATTGATCCACTGACCCGGGGCCCGGCACATGTCCTTGCCCTGGAACGCCTTGGACGTGTCGATGAACTCCGCCTGCTTGAGGTAGGCCGAGAATTCCAGCATGAAGTTGAGCCGGTTGGTGGTCTGGTTGAGCCAGGTGACGTCGTCCTTGGCCAGCGGCGTGGAAGAGCCGCAGACGCTGCCGTCGGCGGGGAAGAGGCCCGGGTAACCCACCACGACGACGCGGGCGTTGGGGCTGCGGCGCTCGATGTCGGTGAGCATGTCGGGCAGACGCGTGCTCAGCCGGGCGAAGGCGGCGTCCACCTGGGCGGCCTCCTTGTCGCGGCAGGGAGCGCCCGTCCTGGTGGTGAGCCCGGCGACGACGCACGTGGTGAGCACGTCGGTGAAACCGAGGTCGTTGCCGCCGAGCGTGACGGTGACCAGGTCGGTGTCCTTGGTGAGGGCGTTGACCTGCGGGGCGGCGGACCCCTCGGTG
This window encodes:
- a CDS encoding SGNH/GDSL hydrolase family protein, whose product is MRSRPLAALRRGATATAALAAATASMLFTGTAPAGAATTSGTSPFTHYVALGDSYAAGTGVTLQTDAACRRSSGSYPSWVAQTFKPAVFTDVTCSGATTRSLWNTEGSAAPQVNALTKDTDLVTVTLGGNDLGFTDVLTTCVVAGLTTRTGAPCRDKEAAQVDAAFARLSTRLPDMLTDIERRSPNARVVVVGYPGLFPADGSVCGSSTPLAKDDVTWLNQTTNRLNFMLEFSAYLKQAEFIDTSKAFQGKDMCRAPGQWINPLLPVTPGSAHPTAFGQLVIAEEVYNRIKN
- a CDS encoding GNAT family N-acetyltransferase, producing the protein MVTYPPMASHLETERLTLRPWSPSDAPALCALHAERGTGTSTLPYVQELIGAMLDRTTENGIALLPVRLRGEGGGRTGTGEDELLGYCGIVVGRSSLEEPEIAYELFRHAHGKGYATEAARAVLGAVARTGRERLWATTRPENAPSLRVLDKLGFTHDRTTTDERGEVVWLSVEL
- a CDS encoding YbjQ family protein → MPIEDYTGGPAKSSDVLVVTTNDVPGHDVTQVIGEVFGLTVRSRNIGSQLGAGLKSVLGGELKGLTKTLVQTRNEAMARLIEAARESGANAVLAMRFDVTTAQDIGTEVCAYGTAAVIAPKA